One genomic window of Thermoanaerobaculia bacterium includes the following:
- a CDS encoding 4-vinyl reductase, whose translation MGKIKGVGYKVEQQFVRDRYGEEVLQKILTTMTEEDRKALAGIILVSNWYPQGPLERFRQAVAAHFEDRNLAVIEEMGKFSAQYALTGIYRVFLAIVSPAYVIKKVGHLYQKYFDNGKAYAIEHGPKDMRVVIEDWEDSSPTLCAMMKGYFEKALELAGARNVTISKISCVHRGDPKCEFRGTWE comes from the coding sequence ATGGGAAAAATCAAGGGCGTCGGATACAAAGTTGAACAGCAGTTCGTCCGGGACCGTTATGGGGAGGAAGTGCTTCAGAAAATCCTGACTACAATGACGGAGGAGGACCGGAAGGCGCTGGCAGGGATTATCCTCGTGTCCAACTGGTATCCCCAGGGTCCGCTGGAGCGGTTCCGTCAGGCGGTAGCCGCCCATTTTGAAGACAGGAACCTTGCGGTAATCGAAGAGATGGGAAAGTTCAGCGCTCAATATGCACTCACAGGGATCTACCGTGTCTTTCTGGCGATCGTTTCTCCCGCGTATGTGATCAAGAAGGTGGGGCATCTCTATCAGAAATATTTTGACAATGGAAAGGCCTATGCCATTGAGCATGGACCAAAAGATATGCGTGTCGTGATTGAAGACTGGGAAGACTCTTCTCCTACACTCTGCGCCATGATGAAGGGGTATTTCGAAAAGGCCCTCGAGCTGGCCGGGGCAAGAAATGTGACAATCTCAAAGATATCCTGTGTCCACCGGGGAGATCCCAAATGTGAATTCCGGGGAACCTGGGAGTAG
- a CDS encoding YbhB/YbcL family Raf kinase inhibitor-like protein, with product MGGSISLIFFILVLPAALSVATPENERPFVLRSTAFREGEMIPVLYTCDGKDLAPPLSWEGAPEGTRSFTLIMDDPDAPVGTWDHWVIFNIPHHIRAIDAATKEGKEIMASVTWGKNSWGRQDYGGPCPPGGTHRYVFRLYALDILLNLKPGADKKEVEAAMKENIIGETRLVGRYRRSK from the coding sequence ATGGGTGGATCCATAAGTTTGATCTTTTTTATCCTTGTCCTGCCCGCTGCCCTGAGTGTCGCAACACCGGAAAATGAAAGGCCATTTGTCCTCCGTTCCACAGCGTTCAGGGAAGGGGAGATGATTCCCGTTCTCTATACGTGCGATGGAAAGGACCTGGCCCCGCCTCTCTCCTGGGAAGGAGCTCCGGAAGGCACACGGAGCTTTACCCTTATCATGGATGATCCCGATGCACCCGTGGGTACCTGGGATCACTGGGTCATCTTTAATATCCCACATCATATCAGAGCGATCGATGCTGCCACGAAAGAAGGAAAGGAAATCATGGCTTCCGTTACGTGGGGGAAGAACTCCTGGGGTCGTCAGGACTACGGAGGCCCCTGTCCTCCCGGGGGCACACACCGGTATGTGTTTCGGCTGTATGCTCTGGATATTCTGTTGAACCTGAAACCTGGCGCGGATAAGAAAGAGGTTGAAGCCGCCATGAAGGAAAACATTATCGGAGAAACCCGGCTGGTGGGACGATACCGCAGATCAAAATAG
- a CDS encoding SdpI family protein translates to MNPANLFLGGSYILISFVLIGLSIPLLHRKIPMNQWYGVRIPQSLESEERWYAINEMGAREMIYCGVVLLLMAAVIFLLPLSKEQPWIIILAAFFPLLPLFVMTVRILMKARSF, encoded by the coding sequence ATGAATCCTGCAAATCTCTTCCTGGGTGGGTCGTACATCCTGATAAGCTTTGTCCTGATCGGTCTCTCCATCCCTCTCCTGCATAGAAAAATCCCAATGAACCAATGGTATGGCGTTCGGATCCCGCAAAGCTTGGAATCGGAAGAACGCTGGTATGCCATCAATGAGATGGGTGCGAGGGAGATGATCTATTGCGGGGTGGTACTTCTTTTGATGGCTGCCGTTATCTTCCTTCTTCCACTATCGAAAGAGCAGCCCTGGATAATCATCCTTGCGGCCTTTTTTCCCCTCCTTCCGCTTTTTGTCATGACGGTCCGGATTCTAATGAAGGCTCGATCCTTTTGA
- a CDS encoding DUF1566 domain-containing protein, translating into MTPENTFTRRSLIRILWLHACFCLLITSCLSAGTYPVVDTAQVLCFNTSSTISCPQQGERFYGQDSQYAGNPPSYTDNGDGTISDNVTGLMWQKSPDLNGDGSINYDDKLTWDEAIAAAEAFDLAGYDDWRIPTIKELYSLILFSGLDPSGEEVSRELVPFIDTDYFDFAYGDTGEGERIIDAQFVTSTLYMGTVMMGSRGMFGVNFADGRIKGYGIDPPPGQSEGKRFYVLHVRGRTDYGANDYFDNGDGTVSDRSSGLMWSREDSGVGMNWEEALAWVDQKNQEAYLGYTDWRLPNAKELQSIVDYTRAPSVTDSAALDPIFSITSITNEIGEKDYPYFWSSTTHANGSIMPGMYGAYVAFGRASGWMEVPPGSGIYTYMDVHGAGAQRSDPKVGDPGDYPFGHGPQGDVIRIYNYVRLVRDYRDRSHSRPFSFR; encoded by the coding sequence ATGACACCTGAAAATACCTTTACCAGGCGCTCTCTAATAAGGATCCTGTGGCTTCATGCATGCTTTTGCCTCCTGATCACTTCATGTCTCTCGGCAGGAACCTATCCCGTGGTCGATACGGCTCAGGTTCTCTGTTTTAATACATCGAGTACCATCTCCTGTCCCCAGCAAGGCGAACGGTTTTACGGGCAGGATTCTCAGTACGCTGGAAATCCGCCCTCCTATACCGATAACGGGGACGGCACGATTTCGGACAATGTTACCGGGCTGATGTGGCAGAAAAGTCCTGATTTAAATGGGGACGGTTCGATTAATTATGATGATAAGCTGACCTGGGACGAAGCTATAGCTGCTGCGGAAGCTTTTGATCTGGCCGGGTATGACGACTGGCGGATTCCCACGATCAAGGAGCTCTACTCTCTGATTCTCTTCAGCGGGCTTGATCCCAGCGGAGAGGAAGTCTCCCGGGAACTGGTACCCTTCATTGATACAGACTATTTTGATTTCGCCTATGGGGATACCGGAGAGGGGGAGCGGATCATCGATGCACAATTTGTGACATCAACGCTCTATATGGGAACTGTAATGATGGGATCGCGAGGTATGTTCGGGGTTAACTTTGCGGATGGCAGGATCAAGGGCTATGGAATCGACCCGCCTCCCGGTCAGAGCGAGGGGAAACGGTTTTACGTTCTTCATGTCCGGGGGAGAACCGATTATGGTGCAAATGATTATTTTGACAACGGAGACGGGACCGTCAGCGATCGGTCCAGCGGTCTCATGTGGTCCAGGGAGGACAGCGGTGTCGGGATGAACTGGGAAGAGGCTCTCGCCTGGGTCGACCAAAAAAACCAGGAAGCGTATCTGGGGTATACCGACTGGCGCTTACCCAATGCGAAGGAACTGCAGAGCATTGTTGATTACACCCGTGCCCCCTCCGTTACCGATTCCGCAGCCCTGGATCCGATCTTTTCCATCACCTCCATCACCAATGAGATCGGTGAGAAGGATTATCCTTACTTCTGGTCCTCCACAACCCACGCCAATGGTTCAATCATGCCGGGGATGTACGGAGCCTATGTCGCCTTTGGAAGGGCCTCAGGGTGGATGGAAGTTCCGCCGGGGTCGGGAATCTACACCTATATGGATGTCCACGGTGCCGGTGCCCAGCGAAGCGATCCCAAAGTGGGGGACCCCGGGGACTACCCGTTTGGACATGGACCCCAGGGGGATGTGATACGGATCTACAACTACGTCCGGTTGGTCAGGGATTACCGGGACCGAAGCCACAGCCGACCGTTCAGCTTCCGCTGA
- a CDS encoding DUF5916 domain-containing protein produces MVLGWLLAVTLTITPTAQEITIDGRIDEPAWEQALIIEDFVEMNPGDNVPPPVRTVGYATYDREHLYIAFRCYDPNPKDIKSRYTDRDGASGDDFVALLIDTFNDERRAYFFETNALGVQMDATFLEPVGYDYSWDTVWASAGRLTDFGFEVEMAIPFKSIRFPNDKEQVWGFTLERYYPRETTHRIVSHTNDRNRVCWLCLDDELVGLRDIQPGKNIEVIPAITGIRTDERPSPVQPMDSGDTDIEGSLTATWGITSNLTLNGTLNPDFSQVEADAFQLNINQRFALYYDEKRPFFMEGSSYFNTPLNAVYTRSIAEPSWGLKLTGKEGKNGYGILVARDDYATLLIPGVNGSYSIPWNEEALTAIGRYQRDFGEDSTIGGIWTYRSAGSYSSWLAGADGRIRLSQQDEINFQVLQSGTTYPDTEDLAGFHGESVDGGAYYLHYQHFTREWTFDAVYQKKDEEFRADLGYIPRVGDEQHVINVGRRWYGGNEKPYTMIFIQGAAYQTLDPDRDMLDRGFGIFSYTSFPWLQSSLNIGYDLYDESFEGIEYPDRHTLRIIGYARPAKWLNIQPYWVEQKTIDYVRNRSGDGNTLGLDVSLRPGKRLQLGISAEESTLDVQGGRLYTARLLYLSTHYFFTSRLFFRGILQKMELEQNPGLYASEVSGQSEQIGTQFLLSYRVNPFTLVYLGYSDFGMEDDWTDPTTLTRTYFVKLSYAWRP; encoded by the coding sequence ATGGTACTCGGATGGCTGCTGGCAGTGACACTGACGATTACACCTACCGCGCAGGAAATCACCATTGATGGAAGAATCGATGAACCGGCCTGGGAACAGGCCCTTATCATTGAAGATTTTGTTGAAATGAATCCAGGGGACAATGTTCCCCCTCCGGTCCGCACCGTGGGATATGCGACTTACGACAGGGAGCATCTCTACATTGCCTTTCGCTGTTACGACCCTAATCCGAAAGACATCAAGAGCCGATATACCGATCGGGACGGAGCTTCAGGCGACGATTTTGTCGCCCTGCTGATCGATACCTTTAACGACGAACGGCGGGCGTACTTTTTCGAAACCAACGCCCTGGGCGTCCAGATGGACGCGACCTTTCTTGAGCCCGTCGGTTATGACTACTCATGGGATACCGTCTGGGCTTCCGCGGGCCGTTTAACCGATTTTGGATTCGAGGTCGAGATGGCCATTCCCTTTAAATCGATCCGATTCCCTAACGACAAGGAACAGGTCTGGGGATTCACCCTGGAACGTTACTATCCAAGAGAAACAACCCATCGCATTGTCTCCCACACCAATGATCGAAATCGAGTTTGCTGGCTCTGTCTTGATGATGAATTGGTCGGTCTGCGGGATATCCAACCCGGGAAAAACATTGAAGTAATTCCCGCAATCACCGGAATCCGTACGGATGAAAGACCCTCCCCCGTGCAGCCCATGGACTCAGGAGATACAGACATCGAGGGAAGCCTGACCGCGACCTGGGGAATCACTTCCAACCTGACGCTGAACGGAACTCTGAATCCGGACTTTTCTCAGGTGGAAGCCGACGCCTTTCAACTGAACATAAACCAGAGGTTCGCTCTCTATTATGATGAAAAGCGCCCCTTCTTCATGGAAGGTTCCAGCTACTTCAATACGCCGCTCAATGCTGTTTACACCCGCAGCATTGCAGAACCATCCTGGGGACTGAAACTCACGGGAAAGGAAGGGAAGAACGGATACGGCATCCTGGTAGCCCGGGATGACTATGCCACGCTCCTGATTCCTGGAGTGAACGGTTCCTACTCCATTCCCTGGAATGAAGAAGCCCTGACTGCCATTGGCAGGTATCAGAGAGATTTCGGCGAGGATTCCACGATCGGAGGGATCTGGACCTATCGGAGTGCCGGCAGCTACTCGAGCTGGTTGGCGGGAGCTGACGGAAGAATCCGCCTGTCACAACAGGACGAGATCAACTTCCAGGTTCTCCAGAGTGGAACGACCTATCCGGACACGGAAGACCTCGCAGGCTTTCACGGCGAATCGGTGGATGGCGGAGCTTACTATCTTCACTACCAGCATTTCACCCGTGAATGGACCTTCGATGCCGTGTATCAGAAAAAGGATGAAGAGTTCCGGGCTGATCTGGGATACATTCCACGCGTTGGGGATGAACAGCACGTGATCAACGTCGGCCGACGGTGGTATGGAGGGAATGAAAAGCCGTATACGATGATCTTTATTCAAGGCGCGGCCTACCAGACTCTCGATCCGGATCGCGATATGCTGGATCGCGGATTCGGGATTTTCAGCTACACCTCCTTCCCCTGGCTTCAATCTTCCCTCAACATCGGGTACGACCTTTACGACGAGTCTTTTGAAGGCATAGAGTATCCTGATCGTCATACACTTCGGATCATCGGTTATGCAAGACCGGCAAAGTGGCTCAACATTCAGCCATACTGGGTGGAACAGAAAACGATCGACTACGTCCGGAACCGGAGCGGAGACGGGAATACGCTGGGACTTGATGTTTCCCTCCGTCCGGGAAAGAGGCTTCAGCTCGGGATCAGTGCGGAAGAATCGACTCTGGATGTGCAGGGGGGAAGGCTCTATACCGCCCGTCTGCTCTACCTTTCCACTCACTATTTCTTTACCAGCCGTCTGTTTTTCCGAGGGATTCTCCAGAAAATGGAGCTCGAACAGAACCCCGGCCTGTATGCGTCTGAGGTATCGGGCCAAAGTGAACAGATTGGCACCCAGTTCCTTCTTTCCTACCGAGTCAACCCATTCACTCTGGTTTACCTGGGATACTCCGATTTTGGAATGGAGGACGACTGGACCGATCCGACGACCCTGACACGGACCTATTTTGTGAAACTCTCCTATGCGTGGCGTCCCTGA
- a CDS encoding DUF4190 domain-containing protein — protein sequence MSERKKKIGLAITSLVFGVLALLGSCVLLNVILGPLAILFGIIALVKAFKHPDTHSGKILAGFGLGLGAFSMVTLPIVAAIAIPNFIAALNRARQHRTTADMKVVALSIDEYAVNEGIYPDSGAVWVPVKDLSAVVSMKENLSLKDAWDQDLMYWSDAFQEHYLLVSKAGDHEMDAHTWKEYQNLANRAGGYQPPGRDIVICDGAFILFPETARN from the coding sequence GTGAGTGAGAGAAAGAAAAAGATTGGTCTGGCAATTACATCTCTTGTTTTCGGTGTGCTGGCTCTACTGGGAAGCTGTGTTCTTCTCAACGTGATCCTGGGTCCCCTCGCGATTCTATTTGGCATTATCGCCCTGGTGAAGGCGTTCAAACATCCTGACACCCACAGCGGAAAGATCCTTGCCGGCTTTGGACTGGGTCTGGGAGCTTTCAGCATGGTGACCCTCCCCATTGTGGCCGCCATTGCCATTCCCAATTTTATTGCGGCTCTGAACCGGGCCAGACAGCATCGAACCACGGCGGACATGAAAGTCGTTGCCCTTTCCATCGATGAATATGCCGTGAATGAAGGTATCTACCCTGATTCCGGGGCGGTATGGGTCCCTGTGAAGGATCTTTCCGCCGTTGTCAGTATGAAAGAGAATCTCTCGTTGAAGGATGCATGGGACCAGGACCTCATGTACTGGAGCGACGCCTTTCAGGAACACTATCTCCTGGTCTCGAAAGCAGGAGATCATGAGATGGATGCCCATACCTGGAAGGAGTATCAGAACCTGGCAAACCGAGCCGGGGGATATCAGCCTCCGGGAAGGGATATTGTAATCTGTGACGGAGCGTTTATCCTTTTTCCGGAAACCGCCAGAAACTGA
- a CDS encoding DUF4339 domain-containing protein encodes MVRGRSSFGLRDVFTFPFRILPIIILLSTVASAQDRMVNVKAGVLPAGWSRTDRFGDSSRTNNWFCGFYESSQQSSGRWITVSIFEERRPGFKLSDYIPMGFSQKMTIGDHPAVRGGRGWDSSGLYMSYTAIDVGLEQEGRFIIVNANNYFSSEEDFYKPDYALRDYQHKQFEAFLEGLVFEFVRPPEPACEIKVEISAKRVDFQRFQVEGKVSPSGSVKSGVFTRMGAGTGTEGMVTITGGTFRAEGSLLRGMENQLPKQTFLLTLECTEGGKWSQKFEIPDCCPLCPEIFSFDGFGKDRLGRAGFETGDDIRYNTNIKKDYSGIMSDMQDAVARYKKLHPRETLYRDRKIDNSVPALSWLFAEGGVVETYSKKMVFNKTPPWEAGKMAEGSIQKEGTEPGLLASMKTLSKEKGKLNPGDVLFLALEHRKGNLNEALLLAHNTLRSLARGGDYGLTAVQRDDSFFSTHLETIRDGDNAGPWYHLYGTAFFEVESRSGLSGVRIITLMSDMGSSGIESLKSILGYETSGKSTTDIMSILANIGEQLYREKASGRVPDPEKWCFNVWGAQIASRLLAEAGEKPHSSTLSVPYRPPIASPVAKELPDGTLQDSHGHTIVMCPLKVHWKGQQGEMFFNLTNGSIQGDFPVQLIPFFESDETMGLIWQDLGDEPYDVSYEAVEDGTFRMAYVERQSQTMSVFETSVTKGEMIQVHVSDTQGARPVYRPDGRLLEPKTVHVSLKGHTPKPLPKVQSVDPSPAADSSPSETSMLIPGLLLIFLGAGALIVLLVLIVRSRSAKRLNHAAISAPSILEKLTREGGHEGWYFLSGSTQSGPVHAGYIAEQVKTGRFNPSTPVWTARLEEWVPLQDLLQNNSSRSGEQSSPDWYVMINNRQTGPVDTATLKHWLKSGQIRADFWVWREGLSSWIQVKDLDRYR; translated from the coding sequence ATGGTGCGTGGCCGTTCATCCTTCGGTTTGCGCGATGTATTCACCTTCCCATTTAGAATCCTTCCCATCATCATTCTCCTCTCCACAGTTGCGTCTGCCCAGGATCGAATGGTGAACGTCAAAGCCGGAGTTCTGCCTGCAGGGTGGTCCAGGACCGATCGATTTGGAGATTCCAGCAGAACCAACAACTGGTTTTGCGGTTTCTACGAATCCTCTCAGCAATCTTCAGGACGATGGATTACCGTTTCGATCTTCGAGGAACGGAGACCCGGATTCAAACTTTCCGATTACATTCCCATGGGTTTTTCTCAGAAAATGACGATCGGAGACCACCCCGCTGTAAGAGGCGGAAGAGGCTGGGATTCGTCCGGTCTTTACATGAGTTATACCGCCATCGATGTCGGACTTGAACAGGAAGGGCGATTCATTATTGTAAATGCAAACAACTATTTTTCTTCAGAAGAGGATTTTTATAAACCTGACTATGCACTGCGGGACTATCAGCACAAACAATTCGAAGCCTTTCTGGAGGGATTGGTTTTTGAATTCGTCCGCCCGCCGGAACCCGCGTGCGAGATCAAAGTGGAGATCTCAGCAAAAAGGGTGGACTTTCAACGGTTCCAGGTTGAAGGAAAGGTATCTCCATCAGGCAGTGTAAAGAGTGGTGTCTTCACCCGGATGGGCGCAGGGACAGGCACTGAGGGGATGGTCACCATAACGGGAGGAACCTTCCGGGCAGAGGGTTCATTGTTGCGCGGAATGGAAAACCAGCTTCCGAAACAGACCTTTCTTCTGACCCTGGAGTGTACGGAAGGAGGAAAGTGGTCCCAGAAATTCGAGATCCCGGATTGCTGTCCCCTGTGTCCTGAAATCTTTTCTTTTGACGGATTTGGGAAAGACAGACTGGGCAGAGCAGGTTTTGAAACCGGGGACGACATCCGGTACAACACAAACATAAAGAAAGATTACAGCGGGATCATGTCAGACATGCAGGATGCCGTAGCCCGCTACAAGAAACTTCATCCCCGGGAGACCTTGTACCGTGATCGAAAGATCGACAACTCGGTCCCGGCACTTTCCTGGCTCTTTGCGGAAGGGGGTGTCGTGGAGACCTACTCCAAAAAAATGGTGTTCAACAAAACGCCCCCATGGGAGGCCGGGAAGATGGCGGAAGGGTCAATCCAGAAGGAGGGCACTGAACCCGGTTTGCTTGCATCAATGAAAACGCTCAGTAAAGAGAAAGGTAAATTGAATCCGGGAGACGTGCTGTTTCTTGCCCTGGAGCACAGGAAGGGCAACCTGAATGAAGCCCTCCTGCTGGCTCACAACACATTACGATCCCTTGCACGGGGAGGCGACTACGGTTTGACGGCGGTGCAGCGGGACGATTCCTTCTTTTCCACCCATCTGGAAACGATTCGGGATGGGGACAATGCCGGCCCCTGGTACCACCTCTATGGAACTGCTTTCTTTGAAGTTGAAAGCCGATCGGGGCTCAGCGGTGTTCGTATTATCACCCTGATGAGTGATATGGGAAGTTCCGGAATTGAATCCCTGAAGAGTATTCTGGGGTACGAAACTTCAGGAAAATCAACAACCGACATTATGTCTATCCTCGCCAACATTGGCGAGCAGTTGTATCGGGAAAAAGCTTCGGGGCGGGTTCCCGATCCAGAGAAATGGTGCTTCAACGTGTGGGGAGCTCAGATTGCCTCCCGCCTGCTGGCGGAAGCAGGAGAGAAACCTCATTCTTCAACACTATCCGTTCCCTACCGTCCACCTATCGCCTCTCCGGTGGCAAAGGAACTTCCCGATGGAACCCTTCAGGATTCCCACGGACACACGATCGTCATGTGCCCACTGAAGGTTCACTGGAAAGGACAGCAGGGAGAAATGTTCTTTAATCTCACCAATGGTTCGATTCAGGGTGACTTTCCCGTTCAACTGATTCCCTTCTTCGAGAGCGATGAGACAATGGGGCTCATCTGGCAGGACCTTGGGGATGAACCCTATGATGTTTCTTACGAAGCTGTCGAGGACGGAACGTTTCGCATGGCTTATGTGGAGAGACAATCTCAAACAATGAGCGTATTTGAAACATCCGTTACCAAAGGGGAAATGATCCAGGTCCATGTTTCCGACACGCAGGGTGCACGGCCTGTCTATCGACCCGATGGCCGTCTGCTGGAACCGAAAACCGTTCACGTTTCGTTGAAAGGACATACACCCAAACCACTTCCAAAGGTGCAGAGTGTAGATCCGTCTCCCGCGGCGGATAGCTCACCGTCTGAAACCTCCATGCTGATCCCGGGTCTTCTTCTGATTTTTCTGGGAGCTGGAGCCCTGATCGTTTTACTCGTTCTGATCGTGCGTTCACGTTCTGCGAAACGTCTGAACCATGCGGCGATATCGGCCCCATCCATTCTGGAAAAACTGACCCGGGAGGGCGGACATGAAGGCTGGTACTTCCTGTCGGGATCTACACAGTCCGGGCCCGTCCATGCCGGATATATCGCGGAACAGGTGAAAACCGGAAGATTCAATCCATCGACACCGGTGTGGACAGCCCGTTTGGAAGAGTGGGTTCCATTGCAGGATTTGCTCCAGAACAATTCTTCCCGGTCCGGCGAGCAAAGTTCACCGGATTGGTATGTGATGATCAACAACCGTCAAACGGGTCCGGTGGACACAGCCACTCTGAAGCACTGGCTGAAATCGGGGCAGATTCGAGCTGATTTCTGGGTATGGCGTGAAGGGCTGTCATCCTGGATCCAGGTTAAGGACCTGGATCGTTACCGGTGA
- a CDS encoding DUF2238 domain-containing protein — MTQDSVNPIWSPVVKGVLFFTGCYIALALLGAWYTRNIEFLFYIGVMFVIGPMVAWLHSRVRLSPGALWCLSVWGLLHMAGGLMPVPAGWPINGTKAVLYSLWLIPDFLKYDHVVHAFGFGVTTWVCWQGLKAAVRPGHTLRPTFGVLLICVAAGMGFGALNEIIEFIATLLVPNTNVGGYINTGWDLVSNFAGSVITAILLRFHGRTGSM, encoded by the coding sequence ATGACCCAGGATTCAGTCAACCCGATATGGTCACCCGTGGTGAAAGGTGTGCTGTTCTTCACCGGCTGTTATATAGCCCTCGCTCTCCTGGGTGCCTGGTACACACGAAACATCGAATTTCTTTTCTATATCGGAGTCATGTTTGTCATCGGACCCATGGTGGCCTGGCTGCACAGCCGCGTCCGCCTTTCGCCGGGAGCATTGTGGTGCCTGAGCGTCTGGGGTCTTCTGCACATGGCCGGAGGCCTTATGCCCGTTCCTGCCGGCTGGCCGATTAACGGAACGAAGGCAGTTCTATACAGTCTCTGGCTGATCCCGGATTTTCTGAAGTACGACCATGTGGTCCATGCCTTCGGGTTTGGAGTGACCACATGGGTCTGCTGGCAGGGCCTGAAGGCTGCGGTCAGACCCGGGCACACCCTGCGGCCCACTTTCGGGGTCCTCCTGATCTGTGTTGCCGCAGGGATGGGGTTCGGAGCCCTGAATGAAATCATCGAGTTCATTGCAACCCTGCTGGTTCCCAATACCAACGTGGGTGGGTACATCAACACCGGATGGGATCTCGTCTCCAATTTTGCAGGATCAGTGATTACAGCCATCCTGCTTCGTTTTCATGGAAGAACAGGTTCAATGTAG